One window of the Mycobacterium haemophilum DSM 44634 genome contains the following:
- a CDS encoding haloalkane dehalogenase yields the protein MRIDFTPDPQLYPFVSRWFDSSRGRIHYIDEGDGPPILLCHGNPTWSFLYRDIVVALRDRFRCIAPDYLGFGLSDRPVGFSYKIDEHARVVGELVDHLSLNGYLTMGQDWGGPIGMAVAVERADRVRGVILGNTWFWPADTWTTKAFSRVMSSPPMQHAILRRNFFVERLIPAGTERRPSAAVMAHYRAVQPNAAARLGVAEMPKQILAARPLLARLAHEVPAKLGAKPALLVWGMKDFAFRPGPTLPRMRETFPDHVLVELPTAKHFIQEDAPEAIAAAIVERFG from the coding sequence ATGAGGATTGACTTCACTCCGGATCCCCAGCTGTACCCGTTCGTGTCGCGCTGGTTCGACAGCTCCCGGGGGCGGATCCACTACATCGACGAGGGTGATGGCCCGCCGATCCTATTGTGTCACGGCAACCCCACCTGGAGCTTCCTGTACCGCGACATTGTGGTCGCGCTGCGTGACCGGTTCCGCTGTATCGCGCCCGATTACCTCGGCTTCGGGCTCTCGGATCGGCCCGTGGGATTCAGCTACAAAATCGACGAACACGCCCGGGTGGTGGGTGAGTTGGTCGATCACCTGAGCCTGAACGGCTACCTGACGATGGGCCAGGATTGGGGTGGACCGATCGGCATGGCGGTTGCGGTTGAGCGTGCCGACCGGGTGCGCGGCGTCATCCTGGGCAATACCTGGTTTTGGCCGGCCGACACGTGGACGACAAAGGCTTTCAGCAGGGTGATGTCCAGCCCGCCGATGCAGCATGCGATCCTGCGGCGAAATTTCTTTGTCGAGCGGCTAATCCCCGCCGGAACAGAGCGCCGGCCCAGCGCCGCGGTGATGGCACACTACCGGGCAGTGCAACCCAACGCCGCGGCTCGGTTGGGCGTAGCCGAAATGCCCAAGCAGATCCTGGCTGCCCGTCCGCTGCTGGCGCGGCTGGCGCACGAAGTGCCAGCCAAGCTCGGTGCCAAACCCGCCCTGTTGGTTTGGGGTATGAAAGACTTTGCCTTCCGACCCGGCCCTACGCTGCCGCGGATGCGCGAGACATTCCCGGATCACGTCCTGGTCGAACTGCCCACCGCCAAGCATTTCATTCAGGAGGATGCGCCCGAGGCGATCGCCGCGGCAATCGTCGAGCGCTTCGGCTAA
- a CDS encoding MerR family transcriptional regulator, whose translation MSEQPRQGQLDLADHRDTPTATTNGDIGLNGPTAVSGPVQPGLFPDDSVPDELVGYRGPSACQIAGITYRQLDYWARTSLVVPSIRGAAGSGSQRLYSFKDILVLKIVKRLLDTGISLHNIRVAVDHLRQRGVQDLANITLFSDGTTVYECTSAEEVVDLLQGGQGVFGIAVSGAMRELSGVIADFRGERADGGESIAAPEDELASRRKHRDRKIG comes from the coding sequence GTGAGCGAGCAGCCACGTCAAGGTCAACTGGACCTTGCGGACCACCGGGACACCCCGACCGCTACAACCAATGGCGACATTGGCCTCAATGGCCCCACCGCAGTGAGCGGACCCGTGCAACCCGGGCTCTTCCCTGATGACTCCGTGCCTGATGAGTTGGTCGGCTACCGTGGGCCCAGCGCCTGCCAGATCGCGGGGATCACGTACCGCCAGCTGGACTACTGGGCACGGACGTCGTTAGTGGTTCCATCGATCCGGGGCGCGGCCGGCTCCGGCAGCCAGCGGCTGTACTCGTTTAAGGACATCCTGGTTCTCAAGATCGTCAAGCGATTGCTCGACACCGGTATCTCGCTGCACAACATTCGGGTTGCCGTTGACCATTTGCGTCAGCGGGGCGTCCAGGACCTAGCCAACATCACCTTGTTCTCCGACGGCACCACGGTGTACGAGTGCACGTCGGCTGAAGAGGTCGTCGACCTGTTACAAGGCGGGCAGGGTGTGTTCGGTATCGCCGTGTCTGGCGCTATGCGTGAGCTGAGCGGCGTGATCGCCGACTTCCGCGGTGAGCGCGCTGACGGCGGCGAGTCGATTGCCGCGCCGGAAGACGAGCTGGCTTCCCGGCGCAAGCATCGCGACCGCAAAATCGGCTAA
- a CDS encoding bifunctional nuclease family protein: protein MGEVRVVGIRVEQPQNQPVLLLREANGDRYLPIWIGQSEAAAIALEQQGVEPPRPLTHDLIRDVIAALGHSLKEVRIVDLQEGTFYADLIFDRNIKVSARPSDSVAIALRVGVPIYVEEAVLAQAGLLIPDENDEEAGSAVREDEVEKFKEFLDSVSPDDFKAT from the coding sequence ATGGGTGAAGTTCGTGTTGTCGGCATTCGTGTCGAGCAGCCGCAGAACCAACCGGTGCTGTTGCTGCGCGAAGCCAACGGTGACCGGTATCTGCCGATCTGGATCGGCCAATCGGAGGCCGCCGCCATCGCGCTGGAGCAGCAAGGCGTCGAACCGCCCCGTCCGCTGACGCACGATCTGATCAGGGACGTCATTGCCGCGCTTGGGCATTCGCTCAAAGAGGTGCGGATCGTCGATCTGCAGGAAGGCACCTTCTACGCTGATCTGATCTTCGATCGCAATATCAAGGTGTCGGCGCGCCCCTCGGACTCGGTGGCAATCGCCTTGCGGGTCGGTGTTCCGATCTATGTCGAGGAGGCCGTGCTTGCCCAGGCCGGCCTGCTGATCCCCGACGAGAATGACGAGGAGGCCGGCAGCGCTGTTCGCGAAGACGAGGTAGAGAAGTTCAAGGAGTTTCTCGATAGCGTGTCGCCTGACGATTTCAAAGCGACCTAG
- the gcvP gene encoding aminomethyl-transferring glycine dehydrogenase, with amino-acid sequence MSDQSTFAARHIGPNSEAVAAMLAVIGVDSLEDLAAKAVPSGILDNVADTGAAPGLDRLPPPATEAEALAELGALARANTVAVSMIGQGYYDTLTPPVLSRNILENPAWYTAYTPYQPEISQGRLEALLNFQTLVSDLTGLEIANASMLDEGTAAAEAMTLMHRAARGTANRLAVDVDVFAQTTAVLATRAKPLGIDIVAADLREGLPDGEFFGVITQLPGASGRITDWTALVAQAHDRGALVAVGADLLALTLITPPGEIGADVAFGTTQRFGVPMGFGGPHAGYLALHNRHARQLPGRLVGVSVDSDGTPAYRLALQTREQHIRRDKATSNICTAQVLLAVMAAMYASYHGAEGLTGIARRVHAQARDLAAGLSAAGVEVVHQTFFDTVLARVPGRAAHIQGAAKERGINVWLVDGDHVSVACDEATTDEHITAVLAAFAAAPTRASYPDPDIATRTSEFLTHPAFTQYRTETSMMRYLRALADKDIALDRSMIPLGSCTMKLNAAAEMESITWPEFARQHPFAPASDTPGLRRLISDLESWLVQITGYDAVSLQPNAGSQGEYAGLLAIHDYHASRGEPHRDICLIPSSAHGTNAASAALAGMRVVVVGCHDNGDVDLDDLRIKVSEHANRLSALMITYPSTHGVYEHDIAEICAAVHDAGGQVYVDGANLNALVGLARPGKFGGDVSHLNLHKTFCIPHGGGGPGVGPVAVRSHLASFLPGHPFAPELPPGQPVSSAPYGSASILPITWAYIRMMGANGLRAASLTAITSANYIARRLDEYFPVLYTGENGMVAHECILDLRPITKSTGVTVDDVAKRLADYGFHAPTMSFPVAGTLMVEPTESESLAEIDAFCEAMIAIRGEIARVGAGEWPAEDNPLRGAPHTAECLLASDWDHPYTREEAAYPLGKAFRPKVWPPVRRIDGAYGDRNLVCSCPPVEAFV; translated from the coding sequence GTGTCTGACCAATCAACCTTCGCAGCCCGGCACATCGGCCCGAACAGCGAGGCCGTCGCCGCCATGCTTGCAGTCATTGGCGTCGACTCGCTCGAGGACCTGGCAGCCAAGGCAGTCCCCAGCGGCATCCTCGATAACGTCGCCGACACCGGCGCGGCACCGGGCCTGGACCGGCTGCCGCCGCCGGCCACCGAGGCCGAGGCGCTGGCCGAGCTAGGCGCACTAGCCCGTGCCAACACCGTTGCCGTATCGATGATCGGGCAGGGCTACTACGACACCCTCACGCCCCCGGTGCTGTCGCGCAACATCTTGGAGAACCCGGCCTGGTACACCGCTTACACGCCGTACCAACCCGAAATCAGTCAGGGTCGGCTGGAAGCGCTGCTGAATTTCCAGACTCTGGTCAGCGATCTGACTGGTCTAGAGATCGCGAACGCATCGATGCTCGACGAGGGCACCGCGGCCGCCGAGGCCATGACATTGATGCACCGTGCTGCGCGCGGTACGGCGAACCGGCTGGCCGTCGACGTCGATGTGTTCGCTCAGACCACCGCGGTGCTTGCCACCCGGGCCAAGCCGTTAGGCATCGACATCGTCGCCGCCGACCTACGCGAAGGACTGCCGGACGGTGAGTTTTTCGGCGTCATCACCCAATTGCCCGGGGCCAGCGGCCGGATTACCGACTGGACCGCTTTAGTCGCCCAGGCCCACGACCGCGGCGCGCTGGTCGCCGTCGGCGCCGATCTGTTGGCGCTGACGTTGATCACACCACCGGGCGAGATCGGCGCCGACGTCGCATTCGGCACCACTCAAAGGTTCGGCGTGCCAATGGGCTTCGGCGGCCCGCATGCCGGATACCTCGCCCTGCACAACAGGCATGCCCGTCAGCTGCCGGGTCGGTTGGTCGGCGTTTCCGTCGACAGCGACGGCACGCCGGCCTACCGGCTAGCGCTGCAAACCCGCGAGCAACATATCCGCCGCGACAAGGCGACCAGCAACATCTGCACCGCGCAGGTGCTGCTGGCGGTGATGGCTGCGATGTACGCCAGCTACCACGGCGCCGAGGGGTTGACCGGTATCGCGCGCCGAGTGCATGCGCAGGCACGCGACCTGGCGGCCGGTCTGTCGGCCGCCGGCGTCGAGGTGGTGCATCAGACGTTCTTCGACACCGTGCTGGCCCGGGTACCCGGCCGGGCGGCGCACATTCAGGGCGCCGCCAAGGAGCGCGGGATCAATGTGTGGCTGGTGGACGGCGACCATGTCTCGGTGGCCTGCGACGAGGCCACCACCGATGAGCACATCACGGCCGTGTTGGCGGCGTTTGCAGCCGCGCCGACGCGGGCGAGCTACCCGGACCCGGACATCGCAACCCGCACCTCGGAGTTCCTGACGCATCCCGCATTTACCCAATACCGCACCGAAACTTCGATGATGCGGTACTTGCGGGCCCTGGCGGATAAGGATATCGCGTTGGACCGCAGTATGATTCCGCTCGGTTCGTGCACGATGAAACTCAACGCCGCCGCCGAGATGGAGTCGATTACCTGGCCGGAATTCGCGCGTCAGCATCCGTTCGCGCCAGCATCCGACACCCCTGGGTTGCGTCGTCTCATCAGCGACTTGGAAAGCTGGCTGGTGCAAATCACCGGCTACGACGCGGTCTCGCTGCAGCCCAACGCGGGCTCTCAGGGGGAGTACGCCGGTCTGTTGGCGATCCACGACTACCACGCCAGCCGAGGAGAACCGCATCGCGACATCTGTCTGATTCCGTCAAGCGCGCACGGCACCAACGCCGCATCGGCGGCGTTGGCCGGCATGCGCGTGGTTGTGGTGGGCTGCCACGATAACGGCGACGTTGATCTCGACGATCTACGCATCAAGGTCAGCGAGCATGCCAACCGGCTGTCGGCGTTGATGATCACCTATCCGTCCACGCACGGCGTCTACGAGCACGACATTGCCGAGATTTGCGCTGCGGTGCACGACGCCGGCGGTCAGGTTTACGTCGATGGGGCCAACCTCAACGCGCTGGTCGGCCTGGCCCGACCGGGCAAGTTCGGCGGCGACGTCAGCCACCTGAACCTGCACAAGACGTTCTGCATACCGCACGGCGGCGGCGGACCAGGAGTCGGGCCGGTGGCAGTTCGTTCGCATTTGGCCTCGTTCCTGCCGGGCCACCCCTTTGCCCCCGAACTGCCACCAGGCCAGCCGGTATCGTCGGCGCCGTACGGGTCCGCTTCGATCCTGCCGATCACGTGGGCCTACATCAGGATGATGGGCGCCAACGGTCTGCGGGCGGCGTCGCTGACCGCGATCACCTCGGCCAACTACATAGCCCGTCGGCTCGACGAGTACTTCCCGGTGCTGTATACCGGCGAGAACGGCATGGTCGCCCACGAGTGCATCCTGGACCTGCGGCCGATCACCAAATCGACTGGTGTGACTGTCGACGATGTTGCGAAACGCTTGGCGGACTATGGTTTTCACGCGCCCACGATGAGCTTCCCAGTGGCCGGCACGCTGATGGTGGAGCCCACCGAAAGCGAAAGCCTGGCCGAAATCGACGCATTCTGCGAGGCCATGATCGCCATACGCGGCGAGATCGCCCGCGTCGGCGCGGGGGAGTGGCCTGCTGAGGACAACCCGCTACGCGGCGCACCGCACACCGCTGAGTGCCTGCTGGCCTCCGACTGGGATCATCCGTATACCCGAGAAGAGGCCGCCTATCCGCTTGGCAAAGCGTTCCGGCCGAAGGTGTGGCCGCCGGTGCGGCGCATCGACGGCGCCTACGGCGACCGCAATTTGGTGTGCTCGTGCCCGCCGGTGGAGGCGTTTGTTTAA